A single region of the Labeo rohita strain BAU-BD-2019 chromosome 3, IGBB_LRoh.1.0, whole genome shotgun sequence genome encodes:
- the si:dkey-204f11.64 gene encoding guanine nucleotide-binding protein G(I)/G(S)/G(O) subunit gamma-10, whose amino-acid sequence MSNNSAGGLVSLQKNVKQLRFEAGIRRIKVSQAAADLKTFCLQNAHKDPLLMGVPSSDNPFRPPKSCALF is encoded by the exons ATGTCGAATAACAGCGCAGGGGGTTTGGTGAGCCTGCAAAAAAACGTCAAACAGCTGCGATTCGAAGCAGGAATCCGCCGAATTAAG GTTTCTCAAGCTGCGGCAGATCTGAAGACATTTTGCTTGCAAAATGCACATAAGGACCCTCTCCTCATGGGGGTGCCATCAAGCGACAACCCCTTTCGACCACCCAAATCATGTGCGCTCTTCTGA
- the clpp gene encoding ATP-dependent Clp protease proteolytic subunit, mitochondrial, with the protein MLLRRVLQCGVSALKINRSIHQSAPWRSPLIPIVVEQTGRGERAYDIYSRLLRERIICVMGPIDDSVASLVIAQLLFLQSESNNKPIHMYINSPGGVITAGLAIYDTMQYILNPISTWCVGQAASMGSLLLAAGSAGMRHSLPNARIMVHQPSGGARGQATDIAIQAEEILKLKRQINNIYCKHTGQPLETLESVMERDRYMSPMEAQDFGIIDKVLVHPPQAGQDEPELVQKEPVSPASAPAPPQPQASEPGQSGSNPPSSYKPEP; encoded by the exons ATGTTGTTACGT AGGGTCTTACAATGTGGTGTTTCTGCACTCAAAATCAATCGGTCCATTCATCAGAGTGCGCCATGGAGAAGTCCACTCATACCTATAGTTGTGGAGCAGACG GGCCGAGGAGAGCGTGCATATGACATCTACTCAAGGCTGCTTCGAGAGAGAATCATTTGTGTTATGGGTCCA ATCGATGACTCTGTAGCGTCTCTGGTTATCGCCCAGCTGCTCTTTCTCCAGTCAGAGAGCAACAACAAGCCTATTCACATGTACATCAACAGTCCTG GTGGTGTGATTACAGCTGGACTTGCCATCTATGACACTATGCAGTACATCTTAAATCCCATCTCAACCTGGTGTGTGGGACAGGCTGCCAGTATGGGCAGTCTGCTTCTGGCCGCAGGAAGCGCAGGCATGAGGCATTCCCTGCCCAATGCCCGAATCATGGTGCACCAGCCCTCCGGAGGAGCAAGG GGGCAAGCAACAGATATCGCCATCCAGGCTGAGGAGATTCTCAAACTTAAAAGACAGATCAACAACATTTATTGCAAACACACAGGGCAGCCCTTGGAAACTTTAG AGAGCGTGATGGAGAGAGACCGGTACATGAGCCCAATGGAAGCGCAGGATTTTGGGATCATCGACAAAGTCCTGGTTCATCCACCCCAGGCTGGGCAGGATGAGCCAGAACTTGTTCAAAAAGAGCCCGTTAGCCCTGCAAGCGCCCCTGCCCCCCCTCAACCTCAAGCCTCTGAACCGGGCCAGTCCGGCAGCAACCCTCCCTCCTCATACAAACCCGAACCCTGA
- the aldh3b1 gene encoding aldehyde dehydrogenase family 3 member B1, which produces MESQKQVLERVRGAFRSGVTLPVKFRLTQLEAMMSLFEDNETLILEAMHKDLAKPKFEAVLSEIDMVVNDLCYTISNLQSWIQPTYVGTNLATKLDDCFVRREPLGVVLIIGAWNYPLQLILSPLIGAIAAGNCAILKPSEISRATEKLLSELIPKYLSQECYAVICGGAEETKTLLENRFDHIFYTGSQSVARCILQAAAVHLTPVTLELGGKCPCLIYGRLDMKAAAKRLVWAKFFNAGQSCVAPDYVLCTAETRDMLLPFVKEALDSFYGSEPQQSPDMGRIVTDRHWDRLVELLKKSEGKIVIGGESDKKTRYIAPTVLVDVKESDALMQEEIFGPILPILIIKSLDEGINFINEREKPLALYAFSDESQVVTTVLERTSSGGFCSNDGIVHMSLSGLPFGGVGASGMGNYHGRWGFETFSHKRGCMLRGWGLERVNVLRYPPYTESNLSWLRWATTSKKKGWAGCSVM; this is translated from the exons ATGGAGAGTCAGAAACAGGTGCTGGAGAGGGTGCGGGGTGCTTTCCGCTCAGGTGTGACCCTTCCTGTCAAATTCCGTTTGACTCAGCTGGAGGCCATGATGTCACTGTTTGAAGACAATGAAACCCTGATTTTAGAGGCAATGCATAAAGACCTTGCTAAG CCCAAGTTTGAGGCGGTGCTGTCAGAGATTGATATGGTGGTGAATGACCTTTGTTACACCATCAGCAACCTGCAATCCTGGATCCAGCCCACTTATGTGGGCACAAACTTG gCAACAAAGTTGGATGACTGTTTTGTACGCAGGGAGCCATTAGGTGTTGTTTTGATTATTGGAGCATGGAACTATCCTCTTCAGCTAATTTTGTCACCTTTGATTGGTGCAATTGCTGCAG GTAACTGTGCTATTCTGAAGCCATCAGAAATAAGTCGAGCGACCGAAAAGCTTCTTTCTGAACTCATTCCTAAGTACCTGTCCCAG GAGTGTTATGCAGTCATTTGTGGTGGAGCAGAAGAGACCAAGACATTGCTGGAGAATAGATTTGATCATATCTTCTACACAG GCTCGCAGTCAGTGGCTCGTTGCATCCTGCAGGCCGCAGCGGTGCACCTCACCCCAGTTACTCTGGAGCTGGGCGGAAAGTGCCCTTGCTTGATATATGGCCGGCTGGACATGAAAGCTGCTGCTAAGAGGCTGGTGTGGGCTAAGTTTTTCAACGCAGGACAGAGTTGTGTGGCTCCAGACTATGTTTTATGCACTGCTGAGACGAGAGACATGCTTTTACCTTTTGTGAAAGAGGCTTTGGATAGTTTCTACGGATCTGAGCCCCAGCAAAGCCCAGACATGGGCCGTATCGTGACAGACAGGCACTGGGACCGACTGGTTGAGCTGCTAAAAAAGTCTGAGGGAAAGATAGTGATAGGAGGAGAGAGTGACAAAAAGACCAGGTACATTG CCCCCACTGTGCTCGTGGATGTCAAGGAGTCAGATGCTTTAATGCAGGAGGAGATTTTTGGCCCCATCCTGCCCATTCTAATCATCAAGTCTCTCGATGAAGGAATCAATTTCATCAACGAGAGGGAAAAGCCTCTGGCACTCTACGCCTTCTCTGATGAGTCTCAG GTTGTAACTACAGTTCTTGAGAGGACCAGCAGCGGAGGCTTCTGTTCCAATGATGGAATAGTTCACATGAGCCTTTCTGGATTACCCTTTGGAGGAGTTG GCGCAAGTGGGATGGGCAACTACCACGGTCGTTGGGGCTTTGAGACGTTCAGTCACAAGCGTGGCTGCATGCTGAGGGGCTGGGGGCTGGAGCGCGTCAATGTGCTGCGCTATCCCCCGTATACTGAAAGCAATCTCAGCTGGCTGCGATGGGCCACCACCTCCAAGAAGAAAGGGTGGGCAGGATGTTCTGTTATGTGA